Genomic segment of Passer domesticus isolate bPasDom1 chromosome 4, bPasDom1.hap1, whole genome shotgun sequence:
TTCCTCTCCAGGGAACTCTTTGTTATTGTTTCTCCCACACTAGTCTCTCTGTCtaagtttatttttttggttctgCTGTCCTGTGCTTTCAGTGAGTGTTTGCTTGTTGGAGACACCAACCAAACAGCCATGAACGAGGAACTGGAAAGAGTTACCTGGACTGTAACTCAAACAGCACTAGGATTCTACAGATTTGTGAAAAACAGATTCTTAAAGACTTCTGAATAAAAGATGCATCACACATGACAAGAATACTTCACAAAGCACTGTAATCAGTGGCATGCTACCATATATTTTAAGAAATTCATTTGTTATTCCTCTTTATTGGTGTAAAATAGCTCCAAGATCTTTGATTTTGGATCCCAAATGCAGATCCTTTAAAAGAAGCTGCTTTCAAAAGCAACAAGCTCAGCCCCTCTGAGATAAaggcaaagtgtccccaaaggcTTCTCAAACTGTGAACTCTAAATCACTCCTGACCTCTGCAGCTCTAGGCCATGTTACTGATGAGGGCACATGATGTGGCCATCACAGATGTGGTGCTAAGCAGATTGCTCAGAACTGTGCTCCCATATGTGTGCTCAGCAAAGGAGCACTCTCCCCCTGAGCATTGGGATCTAATCATTACAAAGAGGCTTTATCAAGCATCTTAAGGGAAAGGATGCTCCCCACCCCTGCCTCCCTCTCCCAGTTCAAGTAGAAGTGCAGTTCTCCACTGTTATGTCCCAAAAGGCAGCATGTCTCTctcacacattttttttcccagtttccaCAGTAAATAGGTCTAAAATTGCACAGTAAATTAGGGATCTAAATATTGATTTTCAGGCAATTGCACTGGCTACACCAGCTGGATACTAGAAATCACTTAAAAGATGCTGTTTGTCTAAAGAGAATAAAGCCTAAATCATCACCAGCATTCCCCTCCAAGTGTCCTGGTTTAAAAACCAGCAAAGGCACTGAAAAACTTCCTGATAAATTTCTTAGGCTAAAGGTCCTTGAGGTAACGAAGCTATAACCCTCCAGGGGAAGGTGAGCCCAGGGGTGGAAATAGAAATGAATAGAATGGAAATGCCAGCCCAGACAGGTGGTTTGGGaactgctgagggtgcactgCTGGGCATTAGCTGAGCAGGGGGGTGCACACCCTGACCCCTCCTGCCTGCTTGCTCCCCTGAGCGATACCGCATTCCCCACGCATGACAGGCTCCCGCACTGCTGCTCAGACTCATTAGGCACAAATGGGCTTTTCACTGGCACCAGTCATGTGTGCCTGCTCCCTCCACCTCTTTTATCTCCTCCTGCCAAGGCTCTGcacccactgccagcaccacgTTGTGCCCCAGTGCCCTGTGTAAAAGCGGGCACGCAACGGGGCACGGcgccagctgctctgccacctCACCTCCAGAagggcaggaggaaggcaggTGCATTGTCAGAAACCTCTGGAGTACACTGATCTGTTGGCATGGGATGTTTTCTCCAAATCGCCTTTGAAAAGCAGTGTTGAGGCTGCAACTTGGGGATGGTTAAGTGGTTGGGAGCAGGATTTGTCTTCAGGTGGGGGAAGATGCGGGTCTGTGGCAATTTGGCAGAATTGGTTTGTTCAGGGTGGGGAATAAGGATACATCCAAACAGGACCTGGGAGACTCAGGAGCTTGAAAGAGAGAGTGAGAGAGCTGGGGGAGAGTGTAAAACTGGTGATGTGTGGGTTGTAGAAAGACAGGAGGCAATGCTAGGGCTGGGCAGGCTTCTGGGAAAGCAAGCAGGGATAGAGGATCTGGGGACATGGTAAAGCAGCAGGTGGTAGCAGGCTCAGGGTGACAGGTGGAGGATAAGTGTAGTGACAGCAAGGGAGTACAAACAAGTGTGCTGGAGAAGGCTGGTGCTGCTTCCAAGCCACTGGAGCTTCTCCTTGCTGCAGCCATTTGTGTCCCAGCTGCTTACACTGAAACCTGACTGGTGGCAGTGCAAAGCCCACTTATGCCCAGGATCCATCTGATGGTTGCACTGCCTGGCCAAGGCCTTGCAGCAGCCCTTGGCAGGGGTAGtaacagccctgctgctgctgctcccttctGCTGTGACCCAAATGCAAGTTTGTTTTCCCTCCACCAAGGTGAGCTGGAAAGATGGTGGTGGTCAGGGCTCTTCAGGAATGGAAATGGCTGAATTAGCTGGAACTAattgaaaacacagaaaaagcagcaggattTACTGCCTGGTCATTTAATCCTGCCACTTAGGACTGACCCACTTGAAGTCACCACATATGACAGAATCACCAAGTGGTGAGGACAGGATTAGAGCCCTAAATGAGATTGTGCTCCTTGGTGGGGGATGTGAGCTGCTAGGAGCAGGGAAAATATCTGTGTTGAGCACCTAGCAGGGATAATAAACCAAATATCCAACATTCTGTTTGCCTAGTGAGCATCAAAAATAGACTCtccagagagagagaaaacaccCAAGTGAGCCAGCTGGGCAGACCCAGGGTGCTTGGGACACTGACAGCTCCTCAGCCTGTAAAATGAACTGGCACAGGTTTGTGCCAGCATTAGCACAACTGTGgcttcaaaacaaaacagaagaggggcagggagcaggaggagggggaaggacAAGCCTGCAGTTGGCTAACTGAAACCACAGGGTATTTAAGataagaaagggaaagggacaGGGGATCAGAGGTAAGGAAGgtgtggctgtgcacagcttgCAGCATCTTAGCCTGCAGTAAATATGTAAACAGCAGCCTGTCACACACCAGTGGTAATCAGAGAGACAGATGCATTGTGTTGGACAAACAAAAAGATGATGGGTAAACAGGATGGATTAAAAAGTACAATGGACAAAAATAATGGATAAAAAAATGATGGatgaaaagaattaaaatatgaACCTCACCCAAAGATCTTATCATGAAAGACAAAAGACCATGATGGATCACAGCTCAGACAGAAAGGAGAGGACAGGGCTAGGCACAGCATGAGACAGGTTCTCCAGGTATAGGAGCCTTTAGATTTCAGCTAATTTACTGAAAACAGATCTGCACAGAGTCCCtttccagcccagcagctcactGTGTATTGCCACTACATGAAGATGATTTGCAAAGTCTAGAGGTCCATTTCTGCATACAAAAGCATCTTTTCCTCACCCAGTAATCCAAGTGAAGCAGTAAATAATCCTCACACTCACTTGCTGGTAAAAGCCATGTTTTCCATggaagctgcaggagctcagtgCTACTGAATAAATCATCATCTCTATAGGTTCCAATTGTAACACAATTCTTTAAAGGCTGAAACCAAATGAACTCACTTTCCTACTACACTCAACACTTATCACAGACTAGCTGGATACCCTTAAATCTTGGCATTGGAAAAGCCATGAGAAGCCTTAGAAATAGTattctccttcctccttccctggaAACTTCCCCCTAAGGAGAGCACTGCAGTCTGGTCTGGCACCTGTCTGCTCAAAGGGTTTTCCAGATAATTAGCCATTTAAACTTCTCTCACACAGGATAATCTAGCTCAGTTATACCTGCTCAAGTGAGCAAGGAAGGGCGTTGACGTGCagttgacagcagctgaacaccaGAAACAACTCCCACCCTGCCTGTTGTACCACTCCTctctgggaaacagctccatcctcagcagcagggacagctacGTGGAGACACATCCACACCCACCCAACCACATCCTGGGTACCTGAGGAGCCCCAGCTCAgcactcctgcctgcagctcacCAGGCTGCAGTTCACAccaggctgctctccctgccagaACAGCAGCACATTCCATCTCAGGAGGGCAAGGGACAGAATCTGCTTTAACCATCCCTGGATATTACACTGGGAACAGATTGGGGTGTACTTCCATGGACAGCACAGCTGATCTGTCTGCTTCCCAAGACCAGGAAGGGGTGatcttgcttttctttcctctggcCATGCTCCTCACAATGCAGTTCAATCCCTTTCCTTCTGCTGGCTCAACCACATGAGATAAGTTTGTGGGCTCTAAAGAACATAcccctttatttttctttcaggattAACTTTCTGATAGATTAGAGATAACCTGATGAGGTCTAAAATGCTGGTGCACCCTGGGAGCTGGAGCACTACCTCGTTTTGGAGGAGGAGAGCTGTCAGATTGGCTCACACTCTCTGTTGGATCTGCACCCTTAGGCACACAGAAACAAGCAACTTGCTGAAGGCCACAAGCCAAAGTAGTGAAGGAAGCCAGGGGTCCTATTTTTTCCTCATACATTCAGAGTAATTTAAATCCCAAGGCTGAAGGAAATATTTGAACATTCCTTGCTTTGTTGCAAAAATCAATCTATTCAATAACCTCTCAATCTTATTAACAAatccttttcccctccccaaaGTAGTGTGCAAGAAAGACTCTTCTGGCCCATTTACAGGTTGCAAACTCTTAAGAGTTTTCTCTCAAGTTGTGTTGGCAGATGTGCAATATAATAATACCACATGAGTCACAGAGTTGTTTTCTTCCACCACTGAATGGGGAGTTTCATCAACTATGAAAAACAACAGCTTCCTTGTACCATGGAGactcttccctctcttccccaTTGCCATTGGAGCCACATTTTAAGGCAGAGAGAGTCTtaagaaaaacagcagaaaagtgGAACAGTGGGAATGAAAACTGTGGTGCTGGCTGTTCATTCCAGTTGAACAGCTGATGCAGACACTGTTGCAGTCCTGACGGAGGAACAGGTTGGCACTGTGGGTTTGGGTTACTGTTGAGCTTCTCATATTCAGGAGCTACCTAGACAGGAGCCAGAATTCCTTTGGGATTCACACACAGTTTCTCACTGTGTCCTAAAAACAGCTCTAGCACAGACAGTCTGCAGCACCTTGTAGGAAGGGGCTCAGAGCAAAGGCAGTGCTGTAAAATTGGCACTCCTAGAGCCTATTTATGTCCCCAGTGTGACTTCTTCGGGCTTACATGGAAGCAGCAAAAGTGTTAAGTGTCCTGGAGGCATcacaaaaatgttatttcattGGGAATACGATATACAGCACTGGCCTAGCTCCACATTTATCCCAGGTTTCAGTCCAAATTTGGTTTATCTCCCAGTCCCTGGGTTAGAAGAGTTTCCCTACTGAAGAACAACAGCTCAGGAGAAGACAGGCTGGACAATATAGTCTGCACAATGCTAGGCAGGGAAAAAGGAGACAGTTTTTGGGTTTAGCATATCCTTGTGATCCCATGAGCATGGCACACCCTTTGGGCTCCCCCCTTCTGTAATACCTTGCTTTCAACAGGCTTTATAAGCTTTATGGTATTTGGTCTCCCAAGGATACATTATGCATTTCTGCAGGAAGTAAGGCCAAGACATACTAAAGTGATGTGCCTTAAGTAATAGGAAAAGCATTTGGCAGATGAAAATAGCTTCCTTCAACTCCCATTCTCATGTTGTTCCTACTACCAGTACCCTCCTTGTCCATATGTTTCTATCCTTTTGCAACAGGCGTGGTAGCCAAGTCTCACTCCCAAAACACACTGTGCACATCAACTCTAAGCCCGTGGCCAGAGGGCAGGACACCAAAATGCAGTTATCAAGTCCTTGCAGCTTTTATGCAAGAAAAGGAACAACAGATAACAGCTATTTTCTGGGTTTGGCTCTAAGCCAGGAAGAGACTATAGGATACACCCCTTCAGAGGAGACCCCTCATCCAATATCTACTCATCCTGCAAAAGCAAATAGTGGCACTTCCCATTCACTCTGACGTAACATCCCAGCAGAGAATTATACAACAGTTATGTTATCTTGGTACGTGTATGCCTTACAGAAGAACTTTTAGCCTTCATGAACTTCATCTTCTTTCCTGTCACTACACAAAATTATAGGTCACTATACAAAATAATGAGAGAACCCTTATCCCCACCATCTCTCCCCCTCCACattgtggctgctgctggcagaggatGCAGAGAAGATGTTAATGAGTGTCCCTTACCTTTGAAGCTGCCAtgacagctgctgtggctgcaacGTTCAGCCCCCGCTTCCCAAAGTGCACAAGGGCATCGTAGCTCCGGTCCTTCGCCTGGATGAGGCAGTCATCGATCTCCTGTCAGAGCagaacacaaaacaaacaattaAAAAAGCACAAGAAGGACAAGTTCAGGCTTATGCTCCAAGCCTCGAACTCTTGGCAGAGTCAGGTCATACTTTATGGAGGTAGATGTGCTCCATTGTGGCTGGAAAGTTCACAGCCAACACTTGCAAAGAGGAAAAGTTTGCTGGGGGGTAGTAACTCCCATTGCAGGATTGGGGAACACTTTATTCTACAAATGGATGATTGGGACCCAAAGCTGGGGTCTGGAAACAAGAGAAATCTGCCTGAGCAACACGGACTGATAGCCATTTGCAAACCATGCACTCCAAAGACAAATGGGATTGCCTCACAGTTAAAAATATTCATATGATGACACTGGGCAGCTGAAGCTGCACTGCCCTGTGTCCAGGACAGGTGGCCTCAGAAATATGTGGGATATCTCTGCCATCACAGCTTCAGATGCCCATGGAATTGGTAGGCCCAGAGCTTCTGGACTTTGTTGCTGCTCAATATACAGTGAAAGAGTTAGGGAGGTTCCTGCCCTTATTGTCTCCCTCAGGACACTGGGGTCTGGATGATAATGATAGCAGAGACTTCAGTTCTCAGCTGGTGCATGTGCTGGGTTAGTAGGGCCTGgaggctgtgaggagctgctggctgctctccctgttcCCCACAGGTAAGAGGTGGCAACTCAAAATGCATGAGCCCTACTTGGGAGAAGCACAAGCAAAGGCAAGCAGAGACAGGGGACTGACTCCCACTGTCCCTCTGGGACAGGACTGAGCTCCAGCtgttccttcactgtctgtggCTAAAGGGACAGCTTCCATTTCTAAGTTGCCAGTGCAGGAAACTCACTCAGCAGTTTTCATGTTGGTATGTGGCAATAGCTGTTCTTGGTCCATTTATTCTCATGAGCCAAATGGATCTGCCTGACAGTGTCCCATTCACAACCACAGGAATCTCCCAGGCAAGCAAATAATCCAAGTTGTAATGTCCCCCTCCCAAAATTAGCATCTTTAATTTGAGCAAGACATTTTTTAATCTAGGACCTCAACAGGCTACATGCCTTTTTTCACCACACTGCACAGCCAGACATGTGCTTGCTAAGCCCGTTTTAGACTGCCTGGGCTGTCTGTCTCATTGCTGCACAATGTTTTAGGCAGAACAAAGTTGAGGAGCCCTGGCTGCCAGACCAAGTTTCTCTGTTATATCCAGCCACAACAGAGCACTGCAGCTATAATCAGCCAGTACATGCAAAGCAGCTCAGGAGGTATTTTTATCCCACTCCCTCCCACCTTCTCAACTGCACCAAAATGAGTTAATAAGTGTGAGTGCACTGAACAGATGCCAGTATTTAAAAACACAACAACcacaaagaacaaaaacacCAGCCAAAAAGAGGGGATCAAATGATAGAGGAAAAGAATGCATAACTCCCAATCCTTCCATGAAAATGAATGATACAGGGACTGGAATAAACACACCATAGTTCTGTTCCACTCAGAGTGGATTCAGGCACCTGTGATTACCTTTTCTTTTGAAGACAGGGTTGGATGAACAAATTTCCTGTACAGGAGGCTGGAGCCTTTTGTGTATGGAGACAGCAGCCAAGCTACAAAAGCTATTTTGAGTTCATAGTAGAATGGAAACCTAGAAGAAAAAGAGGGTTACTGTTTGCTTCCAGTTTAACCACTGCCTTTAATTAGAGATGCTCAGCACAGGTAGGGATTTGCCAGCCTGGCTTAAGGCAGTTTTTGCCTATCAAAAAAATCTAAGGATTAAAGTGTATTGACTCAATTTTGAGCATATCTCAATGATGTGGGTGAATCTTTACTTGGTTATCAGAACCTTTATTAAATGATCTGGGAGAGACTCTGACATGTGCTAAGAGGAGCTTTTTACATGCAAAGATCACAGGTGCTGCCTTCACAGTATCCCCAGTCATTGTAAGCAAAGACAAACCAGCAAACCAATATTTTATTGATATGTATTTATGCACTTTCCATCTCTCTGCCTCTCAGCTTTTAAGCTAACACTTACATGGCTGAAACTGAAACACAAGAACCTTTGTTGTCCAAGAAACATAAAGGTGCAGATCCACACTGACTTTCAGGTAGGGCTGCAAAACATGGAGGACATTAACAACAGGACATCCTTTAGCTGTACCAAGCAGCCAGGGACATCCTGAGATTAAATTATCCAGTCTTTTGAGCCCAGAGCTCAAGACTAGCCACTCAGAGCATTTTCATTTGGGCAGGTATATTGCTGCCAGCAGTGTGATGAACAATTTTTACTCTTTGCAAGTGAGAGCAGTGCAGAGAACTGTGATGGCTGTGGACCAGCCCAGCTGGACCCAGACAGGttcctgctgtgccactgaGCCAGCTGGGCCAGCCAGAACCCGGGTCTGACACCATGGGCAATGCTGCAATGCTCCTCTGAGCATGGATGTGCCAGGCTGATCTCCCACCTCACTGAGCATCTCTACAGCACACTTGATTTCACAGGCTGGATGAGCCCTCTGCCATTCCTCTTGGCAGACCCACATAATTCAtcctccaaaaaatcccacaaagcTCCAGATGAAGACAGGAGATGTAGATCTGCATGCAAATTAGATGGGCATTAATGTCTTTTATCTCCTTTTCAATAGATCTGACATGTTGCCAAGTTCTCCTGATTTCCTTCATCTGGAGCACTCACTCGAGGCatgcagtgctgtgcaggaaCAGGCTGTAAGGGCCATGCACTACAGTTCCATTTTCATCCTAAAGTCTACTGATCTCACTGGTTTCTGGTAGAAAGGCCTTACTATAAAGGGCAACCAAGTAATAAACAGTTTCCAACCTGAGCATCCAAAAAACACTGAAACTAATAAATGGGCATTTATGTGCTCTTGTCCTGACAGAGGCCACCAGGAATCCTTCCACTGGCACCATAGGGCCAAATCAGTCACTGTCCTCCACCAAACCAGAAACCCAGCCTAACCAGGGATGTGCCAGGCAAAAATCCCAGGAACAACCACCCACACAGCAACCTACAAAGACTCGTGCCGCAGGGCTGTTTGTACCTGATCCACAGTGTCTGTATTTACTGTAGGACACAGCCAGGCAAGTCTAAAACTCAGCCTGTAGCTAAATCAACTGTTATTTATGTGATGACCTCTGCAGCATCCAACTGGGCAGTCAGCTGTGCCTCTCTGACAGGCAGGGCCTGAGACTCCAGTAATGATTTCACACTAATGAGATACCACTGAGCCTTTccacttctttctttttttctgtgacaGCACTGAGAAAGGAAGCATGTCTCCTGCAGACAAAAACCCTCTATGCACTTGAAACTGCTGAACCCCTGTACAGGAGTCAGTGGCACCTTTGTGTGCCATTTTTCCCCTTGtaaacatttccattttcttttcatctcaTGCCAAAGAGCCTCTCCCCTCTGGTGCTTACCAGCAAAGAAAGATATCCGTGAATGTCTCTGCTGTCGTGAAGAGCGCGAATATGATCCAGTACATCATCCATTTGACCTGGTAAACAAAAACAGTCTCAGACTATCTCTTACAGGCACAAGTGCACAGAATAACTCTCACAGGAAGAGAAGTTCTTACCCCCTCACCCTCCCCACTGTGTATTTAGCAATTACTGTGGACTTGAAGGTGCCAGTTTGCCCCACTTCAGCACGTAACACGTGTCAGATTTACACAGCCCTTGGGAAGGTGACTGTGGCCTTTAGGACTGGTCTCAGGAAAAGACTCTGTCTTTACAGAAACTCCACTGGCCAGTAGAGCATGACAGCCCTATCACAGGGCATTAAAAATCTCTTTTAGCTCATGTTAATAGCAAATGTTAATATAAGGTTGTTGGCCAAACTCCAGTTAAGACAAAATGTAATTACTTACATAACACCTACAGCCAGCAAAAGGTAAAGAGGTAAATGCCCATCCCATAATTCAGGTCTCAGGAGCACAATCAACTCACCACAACTTACTGCCTCAGTGGGCAGCCCTGGAGTGGCTGTGCCTACTCCCCTCATACCCAGTGCAGTGACAAG
This window contains:
- the REEP1 gene encoding receptor expression-enhancing protein 1 isoform X2, with translation MCRLIFGTLYPAYYSYKAVKSKDIKEYVKWMMYWIIFALFTTAETFTDIFLCWFPFYYELKIAFVAWLLSPYTKGSSLLYRKFVHPTLSSKEKEIDDCLIQAKDRSYDALVHFGKRGLNVAATAAVMAASKGQGALSERLRSFSMQDLSSIRGDSSSTVPPSVTVRTGSKQSHPKPSRSASEGTGSSGTA
- the REEP1 gene encoding receptor expression-enhancing protein 1 isoform X1 — its product is MVSWIISRLVVLIFGTLYPAYYSYKAVKSKDIKEYVKWMMYWIIFALFTTAETFTDIFLCWFPFYYELKIAFVAWLLSPYTKGSSLLYRKFVHPTLSSKEKEIDDCLIQAKDRSYDALVHFGKRGLNVAATAAVMAASKGQGALSERLRSFSMQDLSSIRGDSSSTVPPSVTVRTGSKQSHPKPSRSASEGTGSSGTA